Sequence from the Amycolatopsis sp. NBC_00345 genome:
TGCGACGGCCGCCGCAGCGCCGGCGAACAGTGCGTCACCGCGGGCCGTCGGGGCGAACTCCTCAGGTCGTTCTGCCGCTTGCAGGTCCGCGCGGGCCCGGGTGACCAGAGCTTCGCCGGCCGATGTCGGGTGGTGGCGGCGGTGCTTCCGGCGGCTGGCCACCCGCGCCAGGACAGTGAGCACTCCCGTGAAGATCACCAGCGCGATGAGCCCGCCCACCGGACGGTCCAGGGCCACGCCGTTCACCAGCCGCACCACGCCGATCGCGAGGAGCAGCAGGTACAGGAGGAAAACAGCCTTCCGGGCCTTCGCCACGCCGCCCTCGGGCAAGAGCAGGCCACGCCGGTCCAGGTCCGCCTCGATGTCCTTCACCGCGCGGGCATCCATCACCTGCATCCGCAGCGCGTTGGTCGTCATGCTCCGCCCCGCCGCCTTCGCGACCGCGTGGACAGCCCGCTCCAGCGGCTCCTGCGGGGCCTCGCCCGCCGCGCTCAGCTGACGGTAGCTGTTCACCCGCAGCAGGCCACGCTCGACCAGCGCCGCGATCGCCGCGTCGATGGCGCGGGGAACGCCGCCCGCGAGGTAAGCCAACTGATAGACGCCCGGCATCGAGCCGTCGTGGGTGGCCGGCGTCGAGCGGGCCCGCGCCCGCACGATGGCGGGCAAAGCCAACTGGACGACCAGCAGCAACGCCAGTGCCAGCCCGTACAGCAGCAGGAACTGCGGCCCCGAGACACCCCACGGCTCGTTCATCGTGCGCCCCCTCGTCCTCTGAGTCGGTGGACCCTACTGTCCGTTTCGCCCGTTCGGGTCGGTAGAACTGACGGCACCGGGCCGCCGCGGGTTCCCGCTAGCTGCTGCCGCCGCCACCGCATCCGCCGCCGCCTCCGCAGCCTGAGCCGCCACCGCAGCCCGAGCCGCCGCCACAGCTCGAACCGCTGCAGCTCGACCCACCGCCGCAACTCGAACCGCCGCCCCACGAGGAACCGGCGATCCACGCCCCCGCACCGGCCGCGTAGCCGGCCTGCGATCGACCGCGCCGCGGTGCGCGCGGCGCCACGGTGCCGCGGCTGAGCGCGACCCGGATGTCGCGGTCCGGGTAGTTGGCGAGCCCGCCGACGGCGACTGCGCCGGCCGCGCCGGTGACCAGGCTTTCGTCGGCCCAGCCGGCCGTTGCCGCGGCGCGGCCCGCTTCGGTGAGCCGGGGTCCTGCGGTGCGCGTGGCCTGCGCGAGTGCGACCACCGACAGCGCGAGTGCTACGGCGGCGGCGATCAGCAGATCACCAGCGAACGTCCCGCGCAGCACGTCCACCAGGAACCAGACCAGGCCGACGGTGAGCAGCGCCGACTCCACGATCAGGGTGCGCTGCCAGGCTTTCCGCACCGGCGCTTCGTCGACGATCAGTCCGTGTGAGACCAGTTCGCCAGTGAGGGCCCGCATTGCCGGGCTCCGGGACAGCTCGCCGACCACGCCGGTCACGCCGGACCGGAGGCCGATGATCGCCACGGCCTCACGGCCGAGCGGGTCGGTGGGCGCGAGCGGGGTCAGGTGCAGCCGTCCACCGCTGTCGACGCGGACCTGCTCGCGCTCGATCATCCCGGCCACCACCGTCTGGCCGACGCGGACCGGGCCGCCGGTCAGCATCGCGACGTGCGCCAGCGACGGGAGCCCTGTCACCGAGCGGCCGCCGCGTAATGCCCGCCGGTCGCGGACGAACGCGCGGAGCAGGACGAACACGCCCAGCGCGATGCTTGCGGTGGCGAAGATCGCGCCGTCGATTCCCCAGGTCCCAGTCATAGGTCCGCCCTCCCCAGTAGCGTGCCGTTGTTCCATTTTGCACGCTTCAGGGAGGGCGGAGGGCCGTCCTGGCCTTAAGTCTTGGTCAAGCCAAGGGCTCAGGACTCGGGGACGAGTTTCATGGAGATCGAGTTGATGCAGTAGCGCTGGTCGGTCGGCGTTTCGTAGCCTTCGCCCTCGAAGACGTGCCCGAGGTGGCTGTGGCAGGAGGCGCAGAGCACCTCGATGCGGCGCATGCCCATGGCCCGGTCCTCGCGCAGCAGCACGGCGTCGGAGTCGGCCGGGTCGTAGAACGACGGCCAGCCGCAGTGGCTCTCGAACTTCGTGTCGCTGCGGAAGATCTCGGCCCCGCAGGCGCGGCACTCGTAGACACCGGTGGTCTTCGTGTCGGTGTACTCGCCGACGAACGGCTGCTCGGTGCCCGCCTGCCGGAGCACGGCGTACTCCTCAGGGCTCAGCTCCGTGCGCCATTCCTGCTCGGACTTCACCACGCGGGGCGTGGTGCCGACGACGGGTTTCATACCTTTCACCAGCCCCACGTTACCCCCGGAGGAAGGCGATCGCGTGCGTCACGATGTCCCATGCGGTGACGATCACGCCGAACACGATGAGCACCGCGATCAGCGCGGACACCCAGTAGCGCAGACCGCCGAGACGGTTGCTGGAATCGGCGAAGTCGCCTACCTGGTCCAGGCACGCCTCCACCGTGAACGTCGGCCCGGTGTGCTCCATCCGGTCCAGGTGGGCAGCGAACGCGCGGGCCTCCGGGTCGTACGGGTCGAGCCCGACGAGGTCCTCGTGGAAACGGGGATTCCAGCCCGGTGGCACAGCTGCGCTCTCGGCCATGCCACCACGGTAAGCCATCGGGCCTGATCAGCACACTCCCGAAGCGGCGAGTGTCACTGGTTCGGCGTCCCGGCGGACCAGTGGAGGCGTCCGCCGGTCCTGGCGTCCGGAGCAGCGATCGAATCGCCTGCAGGCGTTGTTCCGCCAGTCTGCTTCTCGGACTACCGGGCGGCTACGGGCACTGGCGCTGATGAAGCAGGAACGGGTGCCCGCTCAAAACGCCAGTGGAAACTCAGATGTCGTTATTCGCGACTGGCGCTGCCGGATTTCCATGACTGTCGGTGACGTCTTCGCGATAAAGACAGGTTTGATCAATGGACAAGAAACCGGCGGCTCGGACGATACCTGGAGTGCCGGTATCTCACGCCGGGTAGCCGCCGGTTGGGGTGTCTTACTGGTTGGAAGCCTGTTGGCTCTTCGTGTCCGAGTCGATGAGGAGCTGTCCGCCGGAGCTGATGACCCTGAACGTCCTGGCTTCGCTGTGGTCGGGGAAGTTGACCGTGACAGTGATGGTCACCGAGCCGTCGGCGTTGTCGGCGCCGCGGGCGCCCTTGCTGCTGACCGACTGGAACTTGGCCCAGTACTGGTTGAACGTGTCCTGGGTGCCGTAGACCTGCTGGGCCGCCGGGGTGAGCATCGACCACGCCGCCGCAGCCGCCTGCGGGAAACTGTAGAAGTCGATCACCCGCTGGCCAGCGGGTGAGAAGCCGATCTGGCCTTCGTTCGGGGTCTGGCCGAGGCCTGCGACGGGGGGTGAACTGGGCGTGTTGCTGGCCGGGTTTGACGCGCCCGCCGAGTTCGACGGCGGCGGCTGCTGGCCGACCGGCGACGTGCCCTTGTCGTTGCCGCTGCCGTTGCTCAGGACCAGGAAGACGACCACCGCGACGACGACCACGGCCGCCGCGCCGCCGGCGAGGATCGCGGCCTTGCGCTTGGTGTCCGCGGATTTGCCGTTCGGGTAGCTCGGGGCGGCTGCCGTGGTGGCGGGGGTGCGGGGCGGCGTCGGGGGTCTGCTCTGGGCTGGTTGCGGACGCGGCGGGGTCTGGGGCGGCGTCTGCTGGAGCGGGGCGGCCTGGCGCGGCGGGGTCTGGGGCCCAGCGGACTGAGGCCCAGCGGGCTGAGGCCCGGAGCTCTTGGGCCCAGGCGTCTGGGGCGGCGCGGCCGGCGAGCGCATCGGCATGAACGCCGCCGTCGGCGTGCGCGGCGGGTTCGACGGGGCCTTCTGGGCCGGGATCGGCGCGGAGGACGGGGACTGCGCTTCCGCGCGCTGCCACGGCGGACGCGAGCCGACGCGGTCGCCCTGGTTGCCGGACAGCAGGAGCGGGGTCATCGGCGGGGTCGGCTCGCCCGCGGTCAGCGCGGCCAGGCGCTCGCGGGCCTCCGCCATGCTCGGGCGCTCGGCCGGCTCGCTGCGCAGCAGGCTCATCAGCAGCGCGGTGGCCGGGCCCGCCTGGGTCGGCGGGTTGATCTGGCCGTTCGCGGCCGCGTAGAGCAGTGCGAGCTGGTTGGTGGTGTTGCCGTACGGCGTCTGGCCTTCGATCGCCTGATAGAGCGTGGCACCGAGGGCGAAGACGTCGGAGCTGGGCACCGGGTCGGCGCCGCGGGCCAGCTCGGGCGCGAGGTAGGCCGGGGTGCCGCCGATCAGGCCGGTCTGGGTGAGGGTCATGTCACCCGCCGCGCGCGAGATGCCGAAGTCGGTGATCTTCGCGGTGCCGGTCTCGTCGATCAGGATGTTGCCCGGTTTGACGTCGCGGTGCACGATCCCGGCGCGGTGCGCCGCGACCAGCGCGGCCGCGACCTGCTCGCCGATGCGCGCGACCTGGCCCACCGGCAGGGTGCCCTGGTCGGCCAGCACGGCGGACAGGCTCGGGCCGTTCAGGTACTCCATCACCAGGCACGGGTCGCCGCTGTGCTCGGCGATGTCGAACACCACGATGGCGTTCGGGTGCTGGAACCGGGCCGCGTTCTTGGCCTCGCGCATCGCGCGCTGGCGCATGTTGTCGCGCTCGGCCTCCGACACACCCGGCTGCGGCAGGATCTGCTTGATCGCCACCGACCGTTCCAGGCGCACGTCGACGGCGCGCCACACCACTCCCATGGCACCGCTACCAATGTGCTCGACGAGGCGATAGTGCCCCGCGATCAGCTGACCGGTGTCGATGGCGACCGCTCCTGACGAAATCCCGGTGATCGTGGTCCTGCGCAGCGCGGATGGCCCTCGCGCACCCAAACGAGTGTAGCGGTCGAGCGGGCGGGGCCGCCGTCAGCCAGCCGGTGCCGGCGCCGCGGTCTCTTCCGCCTCGGGCGCCGGCGCGCGCTTCTTCAGCACCCTGACCAGGCCGATGGCGCCGGCGGCCGCGAAGACGCCGTAACAGACCAGGAGCGCGGGCGGCGTGTCGCCGGTGAGCGCGTCGCCGAGGATGACCACCGCGACCGTGCCCGGGACGCTGCCCAAAGCCGTCCCCACCAGGTACGGGACCAGCCGGACGGACGAGACGCCGCACAGGTAGCTCAGCGGTGCGAAGGGGACCACGGGGATCAGCCGCAGCGAGGTGATCGCCAGCACGCCGCCGCCGGAGAGCCGCTCGTTGACCAGGCGGACCGGCGCTCGGTGCAGGTGCCGCGTGACCAGGTCCCGGCCCAGCATCCGGGCCAGGCCGAAGGACAGCCCGGCGGCGATCGTCGTCGCCACCAGGCCGATGGCGATCCCGGCCACCGTGCCGACGAGCAGCCCGGCGGCGAGATTGAACACAGTGCGCGGAATCGGTGCCACGGTGAGCAGGGAGTACGCCAGCAGCAGGAGCAGCGGCGTCGCCGGGCCGGTCGCCGTGGACCAGCGCCGGAGGTCGGCCGGACCGGGGATCGGCAGGAACACCGCGGCCGCCGCGAAGAGGGCGAGCACGGCGAGCGCGAGGATCAGCTTGGTTCGGCCGGACACCCTTCCACGGTAGGGCACCGCCGGTTCGCGAAGGCCGGGCGCCCGCCGCTGTTCCGGCTACGGTGTGCGCATGCCCAAGAACGGCGATCCGGTCGAGTACCAGGTGGGACCGCGCTCCGTCCGAGTGTCGAGTCCCGACAAGGTCTACTTCCCGCAGCGCGGCATCACCAAGCGTCAGGTGGTCGAGTACTACCTCGCCGTGGCGGAGCCGTTGCTGCGCGCGATCGGCGAGCGGCCCACCACGCTGAAGCGCTATGTCGACGGCGTCGAGGGCGAGTGGTTCTACGCCAAGCGCGTGCCGAAGGGGGCGCCCGACTGGCTCGAGACGGCGCGGATCGCCTTCCCGTCCGGCCGCACGGCCGACGAGGTCTGCCCCACCGAGGCCGCGGTGTTCGCCTGGGCGGCGAACCTCGGCACGTTCGACTTCCACCCGTGGCCGGTCCGGCGGTCCGATGTGGACCATCCGGACGAACTGCGCGTGGACGTCGACCCGCCGGACTCGGCGGGGTTCGACGACGCCGTGGCGGTCGCCCGGGTCGTGCGCGAGGTGCTGGCGGACGCCGGGCTCACCGGCTACCCCAAGACTTCCGGCGGCCGCGGGGTGCACGTGCTCGTGCGGATCCGGCCGGAGTGGGACTTCATCGCGGTGCGCCACGCCGTGATCGCGCTCGGCCGCGAGGTCGAGCGGCGGGCCCCGGAGCGGGCGACCGTCTCGTGGTGGAAGGAGGAGCGCGGCGGCCGCGTCTTCCTCGACTACAACCAGGCGGCCCGCGACCGCACCGTCGCCTCCACCTGGTCGGTCCGCGGCACGCCCCGCGCCACCGTCTCGACGCCGCTGACCTGGGCGATGCTGGACGACGTCCATCCGGACGACTTCGACGTCCTCACCGTCCCCGGCTTCTACGCCGAGCACGGCGACCTCCACGCGCCGATGGACGAAACGGCGTTCGGCCTCGAAACGCTGCTGGAGTGGTACGAACGCGACGACCGCGACCTCGGCGGCGCGGAGCTGCCGTACCCGCCGGACTACCCGAAGATGCCCGGCGAGCCCAAGCGTGTGCAGCCGAGCAAGGCCCGTTCCGACCCGGAGTGACGGCCCGGACGCCGGCTGTGGTCACCCTGGGTGATCAACTCGGCCGGTGGTACGGAATCACACCTTCACGTCTGCATAACGTTCCTGCTGGTCAACGAATGGCGCGGGTACTGTTCTGCGGGCCCCGGGGAGGACGGGGCCGGTCCGGGCTGTAACGGGGTGAGGTCGCCCCGCGACCTCGGACCGGAGTGCCCTGGGGGCAGGCTGGAGGAGGGAGGCCTTTCGTGGACGACCTGATCGCGTTCCTCGCCGCGCGGGTGGGCCAGCGCCAGGCGATGATCATGCAGGCCGTGCGGAAGGCGAAGGACGGCGAGCCGCTCAATCGCGGTGAGGCGAAGGTGGCGGTCGAGCAACGCGTGCGCGCGCTGGGCGACATCGAGATCGACGTGGTCAACCAGATGATCAACGAGGTCGAGGCGACCCGCCGCATCATGCTCGCCCACCGGACCACGGTGTCCGAGAAGGTGCCCGGTTTTCCGCTCTACGGCAGCGAATACTGGTGCGAGACCTGTCACGTCCCCGCCGACGAGGCCGGGTCGAACTGGTGTCTCACGCTGCGCCTGCTCGCCCTGCCGTACGCCGACCACCCGGACTACAGCGAACGCTGGCGCCCCTGACTGCTCGTGAGTGTTCATGACGGTTCTAACCGTCATAGCCACTCACGAGCCCTTGCGCGGGAATCCGAGCCCCCGCAACGGTGTTGACCCCAACGTGACGTACCGGATCTCCGTTCTCGACCGCTCGCCCGTCCGACGTGGGCGGGGGAACGGGCAGGCGCTGCGCGACACCGTCGCGTTCGCGGGGGACATCGAGGCGCTGGGGTACCACCGGTTCTGGGTTTCGGAGCACCACGGCGTGCCCGGGGTCGCCGGGTCGGCGCCGACGGTGCTGGCCGCGGCCGTCGCGTCGGCGACCGGGCGGATCCGCGTGGGCACCGGGGGAGTGATGCTGCCCAACCACCGGCCGCTGGTCGTGGCGGAGCAGTTCGGGGTGCTCGACTCCCTGTTCCCCGGCCGGATCGACCTCGGGCTGGGCCGCTCGGTCGGCTTCACCGACGGCGTCCGCCGCGCGCTCGGGCAGGGCAAGGAGGCGGCCGACGACTTCGGGGACCAGGTGCGCGAGCTGCTCGCCTTCTTCCGCGGCGACCAGGCGGACTACCCCGGGGTGCACGCGATCCCGGCCGAGGGCCGCCGGGTGCCCGCGTTCCTGCTGGCCACCGGTTCCGGCGCCGCGCTCGCCGCGGAGCTGGGGCTGCCGCTGGTCATCGCGCCGGTCCGCGGCGAGCGGGTCCTGCTCGACGCCGTCGCGCGGTACCGCGACGAGTTCCGGCCCTCGGACCAGGCCGCGGAGCCGTATGTCGTCGTGTCGACAGCGGTCGCCGTCGCCGATTCCACGGCGGCCGCGCGCCGGCTGCTCGTGCCGGAAGCGTGGGCCACGGTCTACTCGCGCAGCCACGGCGTCTTCCCGCCGCTTTCGCCCCCGGGCGAAGTCCTCGCCCTGCCGATGACCGACCGCGAAAGCGCCCGCCTCGACGAGGTGCTCGCCGGCCAGATCGGCGGCACCCCGGACGAGGTGGCCGACCGCCTCGGCGCGCTCGTTGAAACTGTCGGCGCCGACGAGGTCCTGGTGAGCACGAGCACCTACGACCAGTCCGCCCGGGTCGACTCGTTCGCCGCGCTCGCGCAGGTGGCCGGGCTCGCCGTTCCGGCGGCGTGAAACCCTTGGGCGGTAACGCTTTTCGTGGTCAGACGGCGGCCGCGATCTCCTGGGCGACGTCCGCGGGCATCCGGGCATCGGTGTCCACGATCGTGCCCGCGCGACGAAGCCAGGGCAGGGCCTCGGCGTAAGTGTCGAGGTGGTCGAGGCGCCACTGCCGCGCGCCCGGGTCCCCCTCGTCGGTCTCGATGCGGCGGCGCAGTTCCGCCGGCTCGGCGTGCAGCACGAAATGGGCGACGGGCAGGCCGCGCGCGGCGAGGCCGTCGAAGATCTCGCGGGCGTAGGCCTCCACGAGGATCGTCTGCGGGATCACGAGCGGGCCGCCGGTGTGCTCGTGGATGCGGGCGGCGGTCTCGACGACGAGCGGCCGCCACAACCGGAGGTCCTGGAAGTCGCCGACCGGCTCGGGAAACGGGATCCGCAGCAGGTAGCCGACGTACTCGGCGTCGAAGACGCGGGCGCCCAGCCGGTTCGCCAGCTCGGCCGACGTGGTGGTCTTGTCGGCGCCGAAGGTGCCGTTGAGCCAGATGATCATCCGAGCACCACCGGGGTGAAGTCACCCCACGCGGCGGGGACGGGGACGCGGCCGGTGGCCACGAGCAGAGCCTCGCGGTCCGCCACGCCGGCCGGAAAAGCTTGGCCCGTGACCTTTTCCACCATCGACCGGGTCGCCGCCGTGGTCTCCGGCGGCGGTCCGTCCACTCCGGACAGATGCCGGACCAGGTCGAGGTGGTGCAGCGTGGCTTCGACCACGTAGACCGACAGGTAGTCCGCGACCGTGAACACCTCGTCGCAGGTCTCGACGCGGGCGGCCGGGTCCGCGGCGGCCGCGGCGCGCCCGGCGGCGACGGCGAGGTCGTCGAAGTGGTGGGTCAGCCCGGCCGGGCCGGTGTAGGCGGCCGCGCTCCGGCGGACGAACGCCGCTTCCGGGTCGGTTCCCGTCGGCGGCTCCGCCGGCCGCCAGTACGTCACCGCGTCGCGGGTCGCGGGCGCCTCGGTGGTCGAGGCGAGCGTGATCAGGATGTCCTGCGCGTCGATGACCAGGTGGAACACCAGGTCCTGGACGAGCCAGCCGGTGCAGCCCGAGGGCGCGACCCACTGTCCGCCGTCGAGCGCGTGGACGGCCTCCTGCAGCGCGCCCCAGGCGCGGGGGAAAAGATCCACCGCCGGACCGTATCGAGCTTGCGCGGGCCCCCGCTACGCGTTTTCCCGAAGCCGCAGCTGGAGTTCGGTGAGCAGCCGCTGGGCGGGGTCGGCCAGGTTGATGCCGGAGACCTCGCCGGCCCGGCGGACGCGGTACCGGACGGTGTTCGGGTGGATGTTCAGCGCGCGCGCCGCCGCGCGGACGTCGCCGAACGCGTCCAGGTAGGCCAGCACGGCGGGGACCAGGATGCCGCCGTGCTCGGCGTCGTGCGCGACCAGCCCGGCCAGCCGCGGGTCGCGGATGCGCGGCTGGTCCGCGAGGTAGGCGAGGACCTCCGACAGCAGCACGTCGGCGCGCACGTCGGCCAGCGAGGCGACCGGCTCCGGCCAGCGCCCGCGGGCCATCGTCGCCAGCACGCGGTCCGCGTCGCCGCGGGAGTCCGCCGCGTCGGACAGCCGGGGCACCACCCCGCCCAGTGCCGCGCGCACCGGCACGTCGAGGTGCCGCCGCGCCGTCGCGACGATCTCCCTGGCCAGCGCCAGCACGGCCGCGTCCGAGTGCTCGGGCAGGTCCGGCAGCAGCGCGTAGACGCGCCCGCCGAGCACACTGACCAGCGCGGTTCGCCGGTACGCCGCGGTGTGCACCGCGATCAGGTGCACCAGCTCGGCGCGGCGCAGCTGCCGGTCGGATGCCACGGCGCCCGGCGACGACAGCGCGAACGCCAGCACCTGCGCCGGGCGGGCCGGGTCCGCGCCGATCTCGTCGGCCACCGACTCCGCGTCGACGCGGCCGTCGAGCAGCCCGGCCAGCAGGTCCTCGCGCAGGCGCAGCTCGGGGCTGGGCAGCGTCCGCGCGCGGATCAGCTGCGGCGCCAGCGAGCGGCTCGCGCCGAGCAGCGCGACCTCGGCCTGCTCGGTCAGCGGCGTCGCGCCCTCCTGCACCCAGATCGTGCCGAGCGGCTGCGAACCGGCGTGGATGCCGGCCGCGATGCGCCGCCGGATGCCCAGCTCGGGCCGCTCGTCGATGCGCACGATCCCCTCGCCCGCCCGTAACCGCTGGTAGACGCCCCACTCACGCAGCATCGCCAGGTACCGCTCGGGGCCTTCGCGGCCGAGGATCGACAGCCGGCGCAGCTCGTCGACCTCGTCGGAGGACCGCGAGTAGGCGAGCACGCGGCTGGCGGTGTCCTCGATGCTGACGAGCCCGCCGGTGAGCGTCGCGACGGTCTGGGCCAGCGAGAACAGGTCGCCCAGTACCTCGCCGGTCTGCGCCTCGCCGCCAGCGCGGGCCGCGTCGACCACCCCGCGGGCCAGGGCTTCCACCTGCTCCCAGCGCGCCTCGGCGCCGACGGTGAGCAGCGCGACGCCCGCGTCGGCCGCGATCTCCGTGCCGCCCTCGCCCTTCACCGCCACCGCGGCCGCGCCGCCGCGCCCGGCCGCCCGGATCGCCGCGGCCGCCGCCCGGCCGCGCGCGCCGATCACCAGCACCAGGTCGCCGGGGTGGGCCTCGGGCGGGTCCTCCGGGTCGAGGATCACCACGTCCTCCACCGGCACGGCCAGCCCGAGCGGCGCCACGAGCACCCGGACGAGTGGTTCACCGAGCGTCGCGAGCACATGCCGCAGCGACGTCCCGGCCACCACCTCGGGAACCACCGACGTCACCGGCACCCCTTTGACTGATCGGACAACCTCACCCCAGTGATTCTAGCCTTCCGGACAAACCCGCCGGCGGTTTCCGGGGATACGGTTCGGGGCAACTGACCCGCAGGTGCCGAGAACATAGGGAGCCGCCGTGGACGCCGTAACCCAGACCCCCGCCCCGAAGAACGAGACGGTGCTGACCTACGCGCCGGGCAGCGCCGAGCGCGCTGAACTCGAGGGTGCGCTGAAGAAACTGGGCCAGGCGGGGCCGGTCGACCTGACCGTGACGGTCGGCGGCGAGCAGCGCGCCGGCGGCGGCGAGAAGATCGACGTCGTCCAGCCGCACAACCACGGCCACGTACTGGGCACCATCCAGAGCGCCACGAAGCAGGACGCCGCCGACGCCGTCGCCGCGGCGGGCAAGGCCGCGCCGGAGTGGCGCGCGCTGTCGTTCGACGACCGCGCCGCGATCCTGCTGCGCGCCGCCGACCTGCTGACCGGCCCGTGGCGCGCCACGCTGAACGCGGCCACCATGCTCGGCCAGTCGAAGACCGCCACCCAGGCCGAGATCGACTCCGCCTGCGAGCTGGCCGACTTCTGGCGCTTCAACGTCGAGTTCGGCCGCCGCATCCTGGCCGAGCAGCCGATCAGCTCGCCCGGCGTGTGGAACCGCATGGAGCACCGCCCGCTCGAGGGCTTCGTCTACGCGATCACGCCGTTCAACTTCACCGCGATCGCCGGCAACCTGCCCACCGCGCCCGCGCTGATGGGCAACACGGTGCTGTGGAAGCCGTCGCCGACGCAGAGCTTCGCCGCGCACCTGACCATGCGGCTGCTCGAAGAGGCCGGTATGCCGCCGGGCGTGATCAACCTGCTGCCGGGTGACGGCAAGGCCGTCTCCGAGGTCGCGCTGACGCACCGCGACCTCGCGGGCATCCACTTCACCGGCTCCACCGCGACGTTCCAGCACCTGTGGGGCACGGTCGGCGGGAACATCGCCGGCTACCGCAGCTACCCGCGGCTGGTCGGCGAGACCGGCGGCAAGGACTTCGTGCTGGCGCACCCGTCGGCCGACATCGACGTGCTGCGTACCGCGCTCGTCCGTGGCGCTTTCGAGTACCAGGGCCAGAAGTGCTCCGCCGCTTCGCGCGCGTACATCCCGCGCAGCGTGTGGGAGCAGCTGAAGGACGGCCTGGTCGCCGAGACCGAGGCGCTGTCCTACGGCGATGTCTCCGACCTGAGCCACTTCGGCGGCGCGGTGATCGACCGGCGCGCGTTCGACAAGCACGCGTCGCTGTTCGAGCGCGTGAAGGGCGACTCCGAGGTCGAGATCCTCGCCGGTGGCACCGCCGACGACAGCGTGGGCTACTTCGTGCAGCCGACGGTCCTGGTTTCGTCCAACCCGAAGCACGAGATCTTCAGCACTGAGTACTTCGGTCCGATTCTTTCGGTGCACGTCTACGAGGACGCCGACTTCGACTCGATGCTCAAGGTGATCGACGAGACCGCCGCGTACGCCCTCACCGGCGCGGTGATCGCGAACGACCGCGCGGCCGTGGCGAAGGCGTCGGAGGCGTTGCGGTTCAGCGCCGGCAACTTCTACGTCAACGACAAGCCGACCGGTGCCGTCGTGGGCCAGCAGCCGTTCGGCGGGGCCCGCGCGTCGGGCACCAAC
This genomic interval carries:
- a CDS encoding PucR family transcriptional regulator, translated to MPVTSVVPEVVAGTSLRHVLATLGEPLVRVLVAPLGLAVPVEDVVILDPEDPPEAHPGDLVLVIGARGRAAAAAIRAAGRGGAAAVAVKGEGGTEIAADAGVALLTVGAEARWEQVEALARGVVDAARAGGEAQTGEVLGDLFSLAQTVATLTGGLVSIEDTASRVLAYSRSSDEVDELRRLSILGREGPERYLAMLREWGVYQRLRAGEGIVRIDERPELGIRRRIAAGIHAGSQPLGTIWVQEGATPLTEQAEVALLGASRSLAPQLIRARTLPSPELRLREDLLAGLLDGRVDAESVADEIGADPARPAQVLAFALSSPGAVASDRQLRRAELVHLIAVHTAAYRRTALVSVLGGRVYALLPDLPEHSDAAVLALAREIVATARRHLDVPVRAALGGVVPRLSDAADSRGDADRVLATMARGRWPEPVASLADVRADVLLSEVLAYLADQPRIRDPRLAGLVAHDAEHGGILVPAVLAYLDAFGDVRAAARALNIHPNTVRYRVRRAGEVSGINLADPAQRLLTELQLRLRENA
- a CDS encoding maleylpyruvate isomerase N-terminal domain-containing protein, with amino-acid sequence MDLFPRAWGALQEAVHALDGGQWVAPSGCTGWLVQDLVFHLVIDAQDILITLASTTEAPATRDAVTYWRPAEPPTGTDPEAAFVRRSAAAYTGPAGLTHHFDDLAVAAGRAAAAADPAARVETCDEVFTVADYLSVYVVEATLHHLDLVRHLSGVDGPPPETTAATRSMVEKVTGQAFPAGVADREALLVATGRVPVPAAWGDFTPVVLG
- the pruA gene encoding L-glutamate gamma-semialdehyde dehydrogenase, with protein sequence MDAVTQTPAPKNETVLTYAPGSAERAELEGALKKLGQAGPVDLTVTVGGEQRAGGGEKIDVVQPHNHGHVLGTIQSATKQDAADAVAAAGKAAPEWRALSFDDRAAILLRAADLLTGPWRATLNAATMLGQSKTATQAEIDSACELADFWRFNVEFGRRILAEQPISSPGVWNRMEHRPLEGFVYAITPFNFTAIAGNLPTAPALMGNTVLWKPSPTQSFAAHLTMRLLEEAGMPPGVINLLPGDGKAVSEVALTHRDLAGIHFTGSTATFQHLWGTVGGNIAGYRSYPRLVGETGGKDFVLAHPSADIDVLRTALVRGAFEYQGQKCSAASRAYIPRSVWEQLKDGLVAETEALSYGDVSDLSHFGGAVIDRRAFDKHASLFERVKGDSEVEILAGGTADDSVGYFVQPTVLVSSNPKHEIFSTEYFGPILSVHVYEDADFDSMLKVIDETAAYALTGAVIANDRAAVAKASEALRFSAGNFYVNDKPTGAVVGQQPFGGARASGTNDKAGSIFNLLRWTSPRSIKETFVPATVVRHPHQG